The following coding sequences are from one Gossypium raimondii isolate GPD5lz chromosome 4, ASM2569854v1, whole genome shotgun sequence window:
- the LOC105779274 gene encoding cytochrome P450 714C2: MELALLVVKMSGTCLLIGLIGMVIQLFDSMIWKPQRLRAKLRKQGIQGPPPTFLLGNTLDIKKAQSQSSSVLAQQHITHNNSSTVFPFFHQWIQQYGPTFLFSLGNIQILHITDADLVKEIITCTSMDLGNPTYQQKERGPLLGKGILTSNGALWAHQRKIIAPELYMDKVKGMTHLMAECSVMVVKGWKSKIDSHGGAADIKVDDCLRRFTRDVISRACFGSNYSKGEEIFFKIRALQEAMSKKVLSNGFPGMRYLPTKSNREIWRLEKEVRALILKTVYETKDETSKEDLLQMILKGAESSDLGPDATDNFIVDNCKNIYFAGYETTAITAAWTLFLLALNPDWQDKVRAEVVQICEGKIPDADMIRRMKTLTMVINETLRLYPPGAIISREALEDMKFGKLEVPKGVNIWLMPVTLHQDPEIWGPEAHKFNPERFANGVSGACKFPHVYLPFGFGPHTCLGQHFALAELKLLLALALSNFTFSPSPNYRHCPSLSLIIEPKYGVNLIVRRL, translated from the exons ATGGAGTTGGCATTGCTGGTGGTGAAGATGAGTGGAACATGCTTGTTGATTGGGTTGATTGGCATGGTGATTCAGCTGTTTGATTCGATGATTTGGAAGCCCCAAAGGCTCCGTGCCAAGCTCCGAAAGCAGGGCATCCAGGGTCCCCCTCCTACATTTTTGCTTGGTAATACACTTGACATCAAGAAGGCACAATCTCAGTCCTCCTCAGTTTTGGCCCAACAACACATTACCCACAACAATTCCTCTACTGTCTTCCCTTTCTTCCATCAATGGATACAACAATATG gCCCAACCTTTTTGTTTTCGCTTGGCAACATCCAGATTTTACACATAACAGATGCTGATTTGGTGAAGGAAATAATTACATGCACTTCAATGGACTTGGGAAATCCCACCTATCAACAGAAGGAACGAGGCCCTCTTCTTGGCAAAGGCATTTTAACTTCAAATGGTGCCTTATGGGCTCATCAAAGGAAAATCATTGCTCCTGAATTATACATGGACAAGGTCAAG GGTATGACACACCTAATGGCGGAGTGCTCAGTTATGGTGGTGAAGGGATGGAAGAGCAAAATAGACAGCCATGGTGGAGCAGCAGACATAAAAGTTGACGATTGTTTACGAAGGTTTACAAGGGATGTTATCTCAAGGGCTTGTTTTGGAAGCAATTATTCCAAAGGAGAAGagattttcttcaaaattagaGCTCTACAAGAAGCCATGTCTAAAAAAGTTTTATCTAATGGCTTCCCTGGAATGAG GTATCTTCCGACGAAGAGCAATAGGGAAATATGGAGATTGGAGAAAGAAGTTCGAGCATTGATATTGAAAACTGTATATGAAACCAAGGATGAAACATCAAAGGAAGATCTGTTACAAATGATTCTGAAAGGTGCTGAAAGCAGTGATTTAGGCCCTGATGCAACTGATAACTTCATTGTTGACAACTGCAAGAACATATATTTTGCTGGGTATGAAACAACTGCCATTACAGCTGCTTGGACCTTGTTCCTTCTTGCACTCAACCCTGATTGGCAAGACAAAGTTCGTGCCGAGGTTGTTCAAATTTGTGAGGGAAAAATACCAGATGCCGATATGATCCGGCGGATGAAAACA CTGACAATGGTGATCAATGAGACGCTAAGGCTATATCCTCCAGGAGCTATTATATCGAGGGAGGCCTTAGAAGATATGAAATTTGGAAAACTTGAGGTGCCCAAAGGAGTGAATATTTGGTTAATGCCGGTGACACTTCACCAAGATCCTGAAATATGGGGACCTGAAGCTCATAAATTCAACCCTGAAAGGTTTGCCAATGGTGTCAGTGGCGCCTGCAAGTTCCCTCATGTGTATTTGCCTTTTGGATTCGGACCGCATACATGTTTGGGGCAGCATTTTGCCTTGGCCGAACTCAAGCTACTTCTTGCCCTTGCTTTgtcaaatttcactttttctccCTCACCAAACTATAGGCACTGCCCATCTTTGAGTTTGATTATTGAACCTAAATATGGAGTCAATCTCATTGTTAGGAGGCTTTGA